catttttaccctttgggccaggtgagctaaaaatgaaaaatattgattttagttgaaatgataggactttTGTCTAATGACTGTACTTTAAATCCTGTAACTGTAGATGGCATAAAAAAATGGATCTGTTAACAGACCCAATTTCAGTTATTGAATAATAAATGTAATAGGTCATACATTAAGGTAAACATATTTCAAGAAAATATAACCTTTTCAAATAATATCAATTAATGTATACACATACTTTTAGAAACATTCAGAAAACAAggattataatatatttttttgttcccactactttcaattaaaaatatatatatatactatgtatGCATGTGACTGTCcaaagttaggagcctgtaattcagttgttgttgtttgttgctgtgtaacatatttgtttttcgttcatttttttgtacataaattaggctattagatttcttgattgaattgttttccatttgtcattTTAGGGCTTTTAAAGCTAACTATgttgtatgggctttgttcattgttgaaggccttacagtgacgtactgttgttaatttctgtgtcatttggtctctagtgaatAGTCGACTAatttgcaatcacaccacattcttttttatataaatatatttttgtaacattACAAATATCcgattttaacaatgtttaaaaggTGTTCTGTATGAATACCTTAAAACAATATCTTTTATTTGCTTAACAAAGTATAAAGATTTAGAAAAATGCTAAGTCTCTAGCCTTACACATTTGTACTGATAATGTCATAAtcatgttacaaagtttaacaataactttttttcaatcaatagaagaaaaaaatataagatttatttCCTTTGTTGCTTAATTAAAAGGATTCAAacaattttcagatatatatacaatttttttaaaacagcatAAATTATGGGATCAATAATTCTTTTGCAAAGGaagaatagttttattatcaAGAAGAACCGTAAACTGTTTACACTACTGTAATAAACCTGATCAAGATATGATACCTCAAACAATGTAAggtaaatttaaatttatatattttatataccaCCAGGTTTATTTGGAAGTCACCTGGATACAAACCAGGAAATAGAATAGCTTCAATAATGGCGTTTTCTAAATCAGTAATTAGAAGCCAAATGCCAATTAACTGTAATCTATGTGAAACTGAGAAGAATATCAAATGGAAATGCCTGACCTGTGGAGTTCTAATGTGCAGTACATGTAAAGATAAAATACATCTGAGAATTGCTAAGGATCATAAGGTAGTAGACATAAAGAATGTTGGGCTTCCTGTCCAAGAATTGGATTTTACAAACATTAAATGTCAAGATCATTCAGAACAATCTTCTTGccttttttgtacaaaatgtGACAAACTGGTTTGCCCTACTTGTGTTTCCAAGATTCACAAGAAACATGATCTAACTGAAATAAGTGATGCATATAACTTGAAGATAGAAAGACTAAAAAATGAACAAAGTAAACtgcaaaagaaaaaatatgaaattactgCGACCAAGGATCAACTGAACCAGTTTCAAAATGCTGAGAATTCAAATTATACCAAAGTAAGCGCAGATATTCTTAACCATGAGAAAGTTTTGAAGCAAGCAGTTGAAAAACATATAGAAAAACTTAGAAATGAGTTAGAGCAGAACCACAAAGCTTCTTCCAAAGTGAATGAAGAATGTATCAAAGCCATTTCAAAAAGTGAGAGACAAATAGACGAAAAGTATAGTGATGTTCAAGATTTCATTCATACCACTGACATTTCTAAATTTTTCCAAAATGTCAACAGAATTGAGAAATCAACAGAGGTATCAGTTACAAAACCTGAAATATCATGCAGAACAAAACTACAATTTATTCCTGGAGAGATAACACAGTCTAACATTGGAGTATTACAAAGTGTAGACATACCATTACCTGAAGTAAATGTTTCTCTTAGTGTCGTAAATCAATATCAGACTAATCTTTCTTTGGTTACTTTTTTATCTCCATGTCCTGATGATTCACTGTGGATAGCTTGTAATCCAGATGCAGTGCTACAGAAAGTTAAACCTGAAGGAACCAAACTGAAGACAATATCTACATTCAACAATAATATCTATGATATGGCAATACTTGCATCTGATGATCTACTTGTGTCAACAGAGGAATCCAGACTACAAATGATGAGCAGTACTACTGGTAAAGTAACAGACAGTGTGTATGACATTAAGCCTTTCCTTGCTACAGCCATTCATGTCACCAGTGGAGGTCAGATCATAATAGGAGGTTATGATGAAGGAAGAGTAGCAGTGTTTGTAATTAATAAGGAATGGAGACCATGAAGCTGTGTATGAACATGACAAACATAATCAACCTATATTTAGTTACCCCTGGAGAATTACCACAACCAATGATGGTAATATACATGTGGCAGACAATGATCCAAATGGAGACAGAGGTAAAGTGGTCGTTTTAGGAAAGGCAGGTGatgtgataaatatatataaagggGATACAGAAATCAACAAGAAGGTACCATTCAGACCAACAGGAATAGTGACTACACCAAGAGACAATGTCATTGTAGTTGATGTTGATACTGATACCCTCCACATCCTGAACAACTCTGGACAGCTGATAACATACATAAAGACAACAGACAATGGAATAGAAAATGCATATTGCTTCGCTTTCTCTCAAACAGGACAGCTCTATATAGGATGTATTACACTTGAAGACAGTTCAGCCAAGGAAGCCAAGCTATATAAAGTGAATATATCAGGTTGCTAAAGTAATccatataaaacaataaattggACAACTCATATGTCAACTTTGGGTCAACTCAATTCAGTAACTTTATATCaccaaaaagaaaaaaggaaaggtTCTTATTTTATATTCATCTGTTGAAA
The window above is part of the Mytilus galloprovincialis chromosome 4, xbMytGall1.hap1.1, whole genome shotgun sequence genome. Proteins encoded here:
- the LOC143073011 gene encoding uncharacterized protein LOC143073011 — its product is MAFSKSVIRSQMPINCNLCETEKNIKWKCLTCGVLMCSTCKDKIHLRIAKDHKVVDIKNVGLPVQELDFTNIKCQDHSEQSSCLFCTKCDKLVCPTCVSKIHKKHDLTEISDAYNLKIERLKNEQSKLQKKKYEITATKDQLNQFQNAENSNYTKVSADILNHEKVLKQAVEKHIEKLRNELEQNHKASSKVNEECIKAISKSERQIDEKYSDVQDFIHTTDISKFFQNVNRIEKSTEVSVTKPEISCRTKLQFIPGEITQSNIGVLQSVDIPLPEVNVSLSVVNQYQTNLSLVTFLSPCPDDSLWIACNPDAVLQKVKPEGTKLKTISTFNNNIYDMAILASDDLLVSTEESRLQMMSSTTGKVTDSVYDIKPFLATAIHVTSGGQIIIGGYDEGRVAVFVINKEWRP